In Prochlorococcus marinus str. GP2, the genomic window TTTAAAAGCAGCAAATGAAGCAGAAAAAGCATCAAATATAACTGTTGTTGATGTAAAGGCAGTTGGTGCTTTTGGTAGATTAACTCTTGCAGGGAAAGAGGGAGATGTAGAAGAAGCAGCAGCTGCTGCTATAAGAGCAATTGATGAAATTTCAAATTATTGAGAATTTTTTATTTAAACCTTTTTTAACTTAAACCTATCTCTTTTTTTAAAAAAGGTGACATGATTTTTGCAGCTTTACCTCTACTACCCAATTTATTTAGTTGTGATTGTGAGAGCTCACCGTAAACACAATTAGCTTCTCTAACCCAAAAAATAGATTCGAATTCCCCATTAGGATATTTGGGGTTCTTGAGAATTTCTCCCCAGCATATTCCAGTTGTATCTTTAACTAAGTTTCCTGAGGGATCGCACAAAACCATACAACTTATAAATCTTGCACTCCTATAAGGACTATCAGAGAGTTCATTAATTAATTTTTTAATTTTCTCATCATTATTTTTGGCATATCGAGCAGAATAAATTCCTGGTCGACCATCTAAAATATCTACTTCAAGACCCGAGTCATCAGCTAATGCCCAAGTTTTTGTCTCTAGAGAAGCGGCCTTGGCTTTAAGTAGTGCATTCTCAAAATATGTTTTCCCAGTTTCTTCGACATTTAAATATTCTGGTTGCTTCTCAACCTTTAAAGACAAAACATCCAGCATCTCTGAAATTTCAGATACCTTTCTTTGATTGCCACTCGCAATAGTTAGAACTGGAAGGTTCAAAATAATATAAAAAATTTGTTGTGAATATTATCTTACTTCAAAGCTTGATACGGAGACAGGAAAGGTTGAACATTCCACACCTGTGTAGACAGGGCCTGTCTCGTACGGAAATAACATAATGTAAATTTTTTCTTAACACAACAGTATGTTTTGATGCACTAACTAATTTGCATAAGTATTGACATATCAATAGTACCAAGGGTGATAAGTTTAACTTATGAATGATAGAAAAAACATTAATGGAGATTTTGTCGAAAACGCTTGACTTATAAGTACTTAATGAAGCATTCTTCGAATTGAACATTCCACATTTAGTATTTAGTAGACAATGGCTACAGAAACAATGGGTATCGCTCTCGGCATGATCGAGACACGCGGACTTGTACCTGCAATTGAAGCAGCAGACGCAATGACAAAGGCAGCAGAAGTTCGCCTAATTGGTCGTGAATTCGTTGGTGGCGGTTATGTCACAGTTTTAGTTAGAGGCGAAACAGGCGCGGTTAACGCAGCTGTAAGAGCTGGTGCTGATGCTTGTGAAAGAGTTGGAGACGGTTTAGTTGCAGCTCACATTATTGCTCGTCCTCATAGAGAAGTTGAACCTGCTCTAGGTAATGGTGAATTTCTTGGTCAAAAGGACTAATTAATTAAAGCAAGATTTATAAATTTTGCACAATAATTATTTTCCCTATACAGACCTAAATTTATCCTTATGAGTAAGAAGTATGACGCAGGGGTAAAGGAGTACAGAGATACCTACTGGACTCCAGAATATGTACCCCTAGACACCGATTTACTAGCCTGTTTCAAATGTACAGGTCAGGAAGGTGTTCCAAGAGAAGAAGTTGCAGCAGCTGTTGCCGCTGAATCTTCAACAGGTACTTGGTCAACAGTTTGGTCCGAGTTACTTACAGACTTAGAATTTTATAAAGGGCGTTGTTATCGAATAGAAGACGTTCCTGGAGATCCTGAAGCTTTCTATGCTTTTATTGCATATCCTTTAGATCTTTTTGAAGAAGGCTCAATTACAAACGTATTAACATCTCTTGTAGGAAACGTTTTTGGATTTAAAGCTCTAAGACATCTACGTCTAGAAGATATTAGATTCCCAATTGCTTTCATTAAAACTTGCGGTGGTCCACCAAACGGAATCGTAGTTGAAAGAGATCGACTTAACAAATACGGAAGACCTCTACTGGGTTGCACCATCAAACCTAAATTAGGATTATCTGGTAAAAACTATGGTCGAGTTGTATATGAATGTCTTAGAGGCGGTCTTGATTTAACGAAGGATGATGAGAATATTAATTCTCAACCATTCCAACGTTGGAGAGAAAGATTTGAGTTTGTTGCAGAAGCAGTTAAGCTTGCTCAGCGAGAAACTGGAGAAGTTAAAGGTCACTATCTAAATTGTACTGCTAACACTCCTGAAGAACTCTATGAAAGAGCTGAATTTGCAAAAGAGCTCGATATGCCAATCATCATGCATGATTACATAACTGGTGGTTTTACTGCAAATACTGGATTAGCTAATTGGTGTCGTAAAAATGGCATGCTTCTGCATATTCACAGAGCTATGCATGCTGTTATTGATAGACATCCAAAGCATGGTATTCACTTCAGAGTTCTTGCAAAATGTTTGAGACTATCTGGAGGAGACCAATTACATACTGGAACCGTGGTTGGAAAACTAGAAGGTGATCGTCAAACAACTCTTGGTTACATTGACAACTTAAGAGAGTCATTTGTTCCTGAAGATAGATCAAGAGGTAACTTCTTTGATCAAGATTGGGGTTCAATGCCTGGAGTATTTGCAGTCGCATCGGGTGGTATCCATGTTTGGCATATGCCTGCACTTCTAGCAATCTTTGGGGATGATTCCTGCCTTCAGTTCGGTGGAGGAACACATGGTCATCCATGGGGTTCGGCTGCTGGAGCTGCAGCTAACAGAGTTGCTTTAGAAGCTTGTGTAAAAGCCCGTAATGCTGGTCGCGAAATCGAAAAAGAGAGTAGAGACATTCTTATGGAAGCTGCTAAGCATAGTCCTGAATTAGCTATTGCTCTAGAAACTTGGAAGGAAATTAAGTTCGAGTTTGACACTGTCGACAAACTTGATGTTCAAGGTTAACTCAAGTTTCGAAATTGAGGAGATTAATTCTCCTCAAACTTATTAAAATCTCGTTTCACGAGTAATTACATTCACATTTTGATTAATTATGCCTTTCCAGAGCACAGTAAACGACTATCAAACAGTTGCAACCCTGGAAACATTCGGTTTCTTACCACCGATGACCCAGGAAGAAATATATGACCAAATTGCGTACATAATTGCTCAAGGTTGGAGTCCAGTTATTGAGCATGTTCATCCAAGTGGATGTATGCAAACTTATTGGTCTTATTGGAAACTCCCATTCTTTGGGGAAAAAGATCTTAACTTGATCGTGAGCGAATTAGAGGCATGCCATAGAGCATACCCTGATCATCATGTAAGAATCATCGGATACGATGCTTACACTCAAAGTCAAGGAACAGCTTTTGTAGTTTTCCAAGGACGTTAAAGCTACTAATCGTAGTTAATATCTTTCTCCAAAAAATTTTTTGGAGAAAGTTTTAAAAAAGTTTTAAAGAATTTCAAACTTGAAGATTATGTCAAAAAAAACCAGCAGAGAGATTGCACTTGAAAGAAGAAAGGCGATGAGTGATAGCGGTAAAAAAGCTTCTGCTTTTTCTTCAACTACCAAAGATAGAGTTCGATCTTCTCAAGATATACATATTTCTGGGACTCAGTCTTCTCCTGAAAATCATAATA contains:
- a CDS encoding non-canonical purine NTP pyrophosphatase produces the protein MNLPVLTIASGNQRKVSEISEMLDVLSLKVEKQPEYLNVEETGKTYFENALLKAKAASLETKTWALADDSGLEVDILDGRPGIYSARYAKNNDEKIKKLINELSDSPYRSARFISCMVLCDPSGNLVKDTTGICWGEILKNPKYPNGEFESIFWVREANCVYGELSQSQLNKLGSRGKAAKIMSPFLKKEIGLS
- a CDS encoding BMC domain-containing protein, coding for MATETMGIALGMIETRGLVPAIEAADAMTKAAEVRLIGREFVGGGYVTVLVRGETGAVNAAVRAGADACERVGDGLVAAHIIARPHREVEPALGNGEFLGQKD
- a CDS encoding form I ribulose bisphosphate carboxylase large subunit; this translates as MSKKYDAGVKEYRDTYWTPEYVPLDTDLLACFKCTGQEGVPREEVAAAVAAESSTGTWSTVWSELLTDLEFYKGRCYRIEDVPGDPEAFYAFIAYPLDLFEEGSITNVLTSLVGNVFGFKALRHLRLEDIRFPIAFIKTCGGPPNGIVVERDRLNKYGRPLLGCTIKPKLGLSGKNYGRVVYECLRGGLDLTKDDENINSQPFQRWRERFEFVAEAVKLAQRETGEVKGHYLNCTANTPEELYERAEFAKELDMPIIMHDYITGGFTANTGLANWCRKNGMLLHIHRAMHAVIDRHPKHGIHFRVLAKCLRLSGGDQLHTGTVVGKLEGDRQTTLGYIDNLRESFVPEDRSRGNFFDQDWGSMPGVFAVASGGIHVWHMPALLAIFGDDSCLQFGGGTHGHPWGSAAGAAANRVALEACVKARNAGREIEKESRDILMEAAKHSPELAIALETWKEIKFEFDTVDKLDVQG
- a CDS encoding ribulose bisphosphate carboxylase small subunit gives rise to the protein MPFQSTVNDYQTVATLETFGFLPPMTQEEIYDQIAYIIAQGWSPVIEHVHPSGCMQTYWSYWKLPFFGEKDLNLIVSELEACHRAYPDHHVRIIGYDAYTQSQGTAFVVFQGR